TTAATATCGGCTGAACATCCAAAGCTCTGAAtttagaataccgtttttttccatgtataatgcacccccatgtataatacgcaccctaaaaatggcatgttgatgctggaaaaaagcctgtacccatgtgtaatacgcagccaaattttgactcctacttaagtccgtaaaatgatttcagaaaaaagatcatctttgggaacaaccggatgttattctgccggtcagtatcactgcgcatgtgctagcaaactcgatagcgaagaaatgtttcggatttgtgtagggtacattgtgacagcaaacgagcaggtgatcgagctagcatctgatacgagagcattgtgtttgtatggaacgtgtttgaagtgaacagcagagaagaaagtgcatctgtaatggcggcctccgtatcatatccggattaaaaaataaaaaagtgtacccatgtataatgcgcaccccagattttaggacaataaatttgttaaatgttgcgcattatacatggaaaaaaacggtagttgcatTTCAatgtgattttttcttttttttttggtacgttTCTGACCTGACAAAAAATCTCAGCCTGCTGTAACGCTGCATTAATATCACAGTCGAAGAAGCCTAAAGGCAAAAGAAGGTTTCGGGCTCAACTGTCAACTTGAATTGGAATGACAGCTTCGACGAATGATGGAATGGCATTTTTACTTCCTCCAAAACACACATGGGAGAAATCTGTCATTCATTGACCATCAATTACATTTGGGGATGATGTTCTTCTTCAGGCCAGAAACGAGGCAATTTTGACACTTTCAATTTCAATCTTTCACTTTCCGCCCGCTTTGGCAAGAAGACGGAGCTCTAGAGCTTTCTCCTCTTTCGCTCAactcccctcctttttttttttttttttttttttttttccatccatgcTGACGTCAGCCGGCCTGACCACGCGACTCTGCCGCAAACAGGACACCTGCTGGCCTCAGCGTCCGTGTCTCTGGCTCGCCGTTCGGCCGGCGCAGGTTTGCTTACAACAGTCCACATCTTCACGTGggacatagaaaaaaaaaagagtaagccTGTTGATGATAACAGATATCAAAGTAGGAAGAATCTGGAAGGTCTTATGAATGTTTCATCGTGCTACAAGGCAGGTTAATGTTGCCTTGACAAGGCTTTAAAGTGTTGAGGCAGGAAAGTCTCTGAGGATATCTTTTAATCCCTAACTGCAGCATCCACCAAAAGGAACAAATTGTTTTGGATTTGATGTGacaggttcttttttttttttataaagtggAGCATCATCAAAGCTTGGACAGTTGCTACAAAAAGATGCCAACAGTTCTTTTTCTTTGTGCAGGTGTAAAATTTGTGTTGACTGTTTGATACATTGAGGAGGATTAAAGgataaactaaaataaatagTATATACTTTCTTCACACCAGTCTGTTTACTGTatgaaaaatgtcaattttaATTGGCTGAACTCACAAAGCTACAAGCTAATGCTACAATGATGCACCTCATAATGGCTTTCACGAGGTCAAAAGGGCAATCGCCATTATTGCCCTTCTACACTATCATAAATTGACGGCTTCGGACAATCTGTCATAAAGGCTGTTTAAGTCAAGTGTCAAAGGTGCAAAAGCAGGAGGATAGTATCATTAAAAAGCGACAaagatgacccccccccctaaacCACATCTCAGAGCACTGACAGAAAATCTGGCCTGGAGCTGATTTGTTTTGACAATAGTGGGTCACGAGGGGCAAATGCATCACCGTGAATTAACGTGAGGTtgtgcaaaatgacaaaaacggAAACACACTCGGGGTCAGAATGCATCGCACAACGGACAggtgactcactcactcactccctcACTCACCTGAATGGTGCACGTATATTCCGAGTCGTCCAGCAGGCGGACGGTGCAGCTGTATTCCCGCTCGAGATTCCTGACACTGCCACTCACGAATCGGCTCAACATTTTCGCAGAAACAATAGTCAGCACAaactgcggcggcggcgtgcaCGTCAACGTCACAACGACCACGATCCCGGGTCCCGTAAACAGCCCGCAGCCGCGCGTCGAGTCGCGGAGCTATGCACCATTGCGGTCCGCTCGTGGTGGCGTTTTGTTTATTACTACGTCGTGCAATGGCAAGGAAGGAACAATCCCAGGACTCCCAGTGACGCGCCGCGACGCTCCgctctgctgtgtgtgtgtgtgtgtgtgtgtgtgcttgatgTCGGATTCTCCCCCACCACATCTCCATTCACGGTCACTTGGGCGGGCGCCAATGAAATCTGACGTCAAAGTGAACCAACCGGAGGGCCAAagtttttgtccccccccccccccctttaattATCATTAATTATCACATTTAACTATCGCTCGCTTCCTATACTAGAGAAGGTTTTAACACAAATTTTTCTTACTATCGTCCCTGGCTGTAAAAGAGCCCAAATTCAATATTTATGCGGATTAATTTTGTTAGGCAGGAtgaattcaaattcaaaatgtGATTTACTTTCTAATATTTTTCACTCACGCGTAAgaactgagttttttttttaatgtattttactGCCCCCTGCAGGAGTGATATCATAACTGcagtttaaaatgttttgtttttttccttttttagaaACATTATCGGCCACAAAGCATCAATGGATGTGTCCATAACATTATTCCATGAGGAATAaagaaaaagattttaaaaaaagattttaattcATAAAAGAAATCCCGactgccgtgacccggattcgaaccggggttgctgcggccacaacgcagagtactaaccactatacgatcacggcgAGCTAACCGGGACTGAATAACGGACCGGCGTTTCCCCTTTATAGCCACAAAACGACGTATTCTGCCGCATTATTCGACCTATAATATATTTGCCTTTGCCCTATAAAGCGTAAATGCACGACCACAAATGTTTGCACAGGTTTAAAGTTCTACTACTTTGATGCAAACCGAATGAATctataaacacaaaacaaaccgTCTTTGTAATGTTCCAAAGATAACCTAAAAACGCATTTACAATAAAATACAGACAATTAGTtggataaataaatgtttttattcgACATATCTGTGGTTAGCCAGCTTACCACTTGTAAAAACGAACAATGCTAACTTAGAGTAGGCTAAATATTCATGTTCAGTGTTGGATGATTGGTAATTTACATACGACATAAAAACTGCATTCATTCATCACCATTCACATAGTCatcaaaaataaacaagtctaaACTATAACGTCTTGGAGCTCAGTCTCATCATTCTCCTCTGGTTCATTGCATCGGAAGGGAGCACCACACTCGGCCTTCCTGGTAAAAGGCTGACCTGGACCAGGCTGATTCGGATTCGGTTCTTGCTTGCTGTGTAAAATGTTGCCCATGCTCTGGGCAGAAGCAATGTCTTGTTTCTTGCGTGACGTATGAAACGTCTCATATAATTTACAGGACGCCACCAAAGGTTTTCCGATGTCCACCCGTTGGCTCTCTGTGAGACGCTGCCTACTCTCCGTGTGAGTATAGTGTAGATCCATCTTAATGACCAGCGATTCCTAACcaaaagcaaaaaatatttatattataaaacACTTTTTTCTCTAATCTGACAATGAtaatgagcacacacacaccttaagCTTTTGAAGTCCACACACTCTCAGAGTACAATCTGGATTAACAGCGTTGTCAAATAGCATGGAGTCCGCCTCCTCAAACCTTCCGGGCCCAGAATAAAGTTCTTCCATTGCCTGAAATACAACATAGTCGTTTgctaaaagcaaaataaaaagcaattcCCTAATATTATAATCGGCCACTAGGTGACAGTATATCCCTTCACATTTTCTAAAATTGAGAGGTAAACGCCTTCCTGCTTTGTGGTTTTGGTGAGGCGGAAAGTCAATGTCTATATATGGGGTTGACTTCCTCATACTTGCGGAACGTGGGTGACTGACTGGTCATTTCTCCTTTTTCGAATGGAAACTTGACATCAATGGTGAGCAACGTGGAATTGATAACGCTGATAAAACTTGCTATCACACCATGACTAATAGATTAAAAGTAAAACTTTCTTTTCCTGTTCTTGTTTCAACTTGGTGTATTGCCTGTGATTGTCTGGAAGTGACTATTACTCATTGAGGTTTTCAAGATGGTTTGGCAGATTGATTTAGATCACAATATTAGGAAGGGAAAAGAATATTTACAGGTATGCTACTCAGCGTGATAGTGCAGTTGTCCGTTTTGGGGCCGGTGGTTTTAATAACTCCAAAAGCCACGATGACATTTGAAAACAAGGCTGAGAAGCTAACTTCCACTTTTACTCCACAATGGAACACCAGCCGCCTCTTCCTTGGTAGTTCTAAAAAGCACAAGAACATAAAATGCTTCTAATTAATCAATATTTCAGAAATGTTTCAATCCATCTGACAGCAGAAACACGGAAGCCTCAGAAAATAAAATGACCTTCAGTATATTTGAGGAACTTAAGACAGCTCATAGCACATAGAAGCCATGAACACCAAACAAAAGGGAactaattcacaattttgctaaATTATAAGGAAGTACTCTCTGGATGTTTTTAAATAGAATGTCACATGCTGCACGTGTAGGAGGTGTAAGCAACATTCGCTCTGACTGTTGGGCGAAATTGAATCTAGGATGAAAAaaacggtttaaaaaaaaaaaaaatgtgactcaCCATTTGCTTGTCGCCAGCAAAAATCTCTCAAGTGTAGCTCCCTTGTGTGGCCCGCCGTCTGAACCGGATCGGCGAGTGACCGAGGTTCATTTAGGGTGTGCTTGATTTCCACAGCCTGCTTGCCTGTGATCAAAGGATCTCTGCCTaaatctaaattaaaaaaaaaaaaaagcgggaaaCGTGTCATTTTCTTCCGCTGGGTTACAGTCAATTAAATCAAAACAGTACAAGTTGTATTTCAAACCAACACCTAAATATTAACCACAAGAGTTCCTGTAATCTACTCAAGCATGTCATTTGTTGACTTCATAGCTGCTTTGTGAAATATTCATGGGATGCACATGGTTGACTTTGAGGAACTTTGGGGAATTTGCTAAGGTGACTGAGTAAACACACAACCTCTTAAAGACTGGCTGAGGAAtgaggaagggaaaaaaaaagggagagaatCACTTTCATATTTATACTTCGCCTCTGGCAATAAAAATCAACCTGGCAGTAATTCTATACAATTATTAAAAATCATTTCCCCAAGTGAACCCGTGAGAGCGGGAGCAAAGGGGAACGGCGAGAGGATCCGAAAGGCCGAGCAGCTGTCTTGCGCTGAGCGGCTCTCGGGTTTCTTGCTGTTCTCGTGCCAACAGTGTGAACTTCCAGAGAAGGAGGTCGCGTGTTCAAAGTATCTTCAAAAATGAAGTTACAAGCGGCAGATGAGGCAGACAGAAAAGTGGCGTGAGATATAAGAAGAGTGtgaaaatgatgatgaaatctGTCTGTGGTTCAGCCAACACTTCAGGCAGATAAATGCTCGCAATGAGCTCTATTTACAAACAACCTCGTAGttgtgcaagtttttttttttcctttctttgacAAACTCACCCTCCGACGCCCTCTCTAAGACGTGTGTCACTTTTTCTGCCTGAAGGATGTGCTTGTTCAAGTATTTGGTGAAGATTCCTGTACTCCTTCCTCCATCTTGGACTTCAAACGCTTCAGCATCTTCACACCTGGAAAACGAGATGAGCTTGTTCTAAAAACCTGATTTTCCAAGAAAATATTCCAACTTGGAAATGTACATACGTGCCATAGCCATACACGGTATTTCCCTTCGGCTGCTGTGGCATAATTTCCGACGCTATACGTTGCTGGTTGTACCTAGAAGAAATGTCCGTTTAGAAAAGTGCTGAAATATCCAGAGTGCTCCCGAAATGCTAAACGCTTACCATTTGCGGCAGGTATCCAACAGGATAACATTCAGCGCTGTGTGTCGTTCCTGCATTTGCAGCATGATACGCTGCACGCATACGCAATTTCCAGTTCGATATGGTCGTGGAGCATCCACGGGGACCAAGTAATTTCTCCCGGCACTCTCGTAGCCATGGCCGGCATAGTAGAAAAGGCCTGTCCAGACATTCAATGTAATGTGAAACTGATATAAGAATACAGCCAGTACATCTTCCTAGGAGCAATCATTATTTCCACGAAAACAAGTGTTAGGTTTTAGATTACAGTGCAGCTcgcaaaaatgttttgaactTCTTATATGACTTGCCTATGAGTACGTCAAGTACACAATATTATTTTAAATCATACAGCACACAATTACCGTaatgttcggactataagtcgcaccggagtatgtcgcaccagccataaaatgccccaaaaagtgaaaaaaaaacatatatatgtatataagtcgctcctgagtataagtcgccccccccacccaaactatgaaaaaaaacgcgacttatagtccgaaaattacggtaagcttAAATATCTTGTGGTATTTGAGAGCATTACAGATACAGCACAAAAACTGAGGGTTTTTTTACCGTAAACTCCTTTGTGAAGGAGGTCAAAAAACTTCTCCACAGCAGCCAGCATCTCCACCTTGGTGAGATCCAACAAGGACACCACTCGGAATCCCAGCTGCCGCAGGAGGTTAGCCAGTTCGTGGACATCCATCATTGGGGCCATTAAAGCGGGGTGGTTGGAGTAATTCAAGTTGCCGATAAGAAGGGCAACTTTGTCAACGGCTGGAACGGGTCATCAGAATACATTTAGgttgaattattttaaaaataaatccattgaaaatgaaattgtctgggagaaaaaataaaaggtaCCTTTTGTGGGTGATTGAGGAAGTCGGTCATTTTGAACTAGATGGAAAATAACGAAAACGGgttatgatttcttttttgcaaCAACATTGAATGATTAGGTCAAGAGGGATTGCATAAGATGTTGCAATCTATTCGTCATGCATACTGCAACAAAAGAATCCGAGTAGTTTCACTTTAACATCGCCGCTCTTCTGCTCAGACACAATACCGCTTGGATTCGGACAACTTCCCTTTTCGTCCGCAAAAAAGAGGAAAGTACCTTCTGCATAAAGGAAACTAAAATGCTGACTTATAACTCAGAGGGAAGACACGAATATCTTTTTTAAGATCACTTTTTAAGAGAAACTAAGGAAGTTTCAGAGAAAAGGACAGCAAGGTTTGTTTTTCTGAAGCGGGATGTTTTGTCAGTGACTTACCGATATCAACTTGGACGGGTTCGCTCCATATTTCTTCCAGCACGTTAGAAACTGAGCACAAATATGTTCCTTCATGTTTAGCCTCGGCATGATCAATCTACAAGGGGCACAATAGCTCATTGACAGGCCTGATGTCATCAAACATCAGGTTACATATTAACCAACATTTCATGATAAACGGCACGGTTAGCGAGCTACAAGGTAAACAAATAATATTGGCACTTGCCAAACATCCTACCTGCAGCGTGTCGGTAGTGTTTTTCAATAGCGCAAGTCCGTTTCTGTGCCACTGGTAACGTGGAGCCGGGTTGCCAAATGCCGAGCAGCGGAGTGTGATTTTGGCACCAGGTTGGACTGTCTGTGGTTTGGGGTTGATGGCAATGTGGGGATTCCCCTGCCAGTGGCGTGGCAAACCTGACACTGTTGGGGGGAAAAGGTTAAAACATCTTAACGATTTGAAAAAAAGTTGGAGATTATTAGGAAATATGTGGCCATTCATACCTGATGCGTCAATATCCAGCACTTTCACTTTCACCCACTCACTGAACACCCAGTTATAAAAGTTATCATTCACCCGGCACACATAGAGGTGAGTTTTAACCGGGTTGATGATCAGATCTGCCTGTGTTCCACCGTGCacctttaattaaaaaaaaaaaaaacatccattagaataataataagaattctCTTATGCATCAGGGCAATGCAAATCCTGATACAACAGACAATCAAGATGTGATGAAAGCCACAGAATGATGCAATGTGGCAATCACTTGGTATTTCACCTTTGGCACAAAACACGAGCAAAAACGTATTCAACTTATTCACACAAGTTCTCCATTTAATTCAATCGGCAAaacattttgacacaccttgatcaaattggatatacagtaatccctcgtttatcgcggataattggttccaaaaatgcgataagtgaaatccgcaaagtacggtaaCCGACAagaagttgttttgttttcttgttttttatctgccatgtagcactttgagattcccccgaatgtaaagtgcgttataaatataatttattattattattattattaacgagttgatgctaatttgcgatcgtgcaaattacggacttctaaaggaatgtaaacgaacatttggagcaatactacatagTCCTAAAAGTTAGACACAtgtaagttttattttgacttttaaatgtttttttttaatttgggggggaatccgcgatgtagtgaagccgcgataaacgaaacgcgaagtagcgagggatcactgtaaccggttaaagaaaaaatgcttttaagTACGGGATAACCAAGAAAAACGCGGCACAATGAAGAcattgactgttttttttttacctcgtagTTCTCCCCATCATCACCATTGGTGAACCACTGGTACTTGAGGATGCCCGCACCCTCAGCACGAACGCTCAGGGTCACCTTGAAGTTCGCAGGCACACAAACAGAGACAGGCTGGCGCTCTATGACAATGTCTggaaaaagacaacaacaacccAGCATTCGTTTATCATCAGCGTGATTGCAACTCCATTATAAAGCAACGGCGCACCTCCGATCATCATATGACGGGGATGGAAGCAATCATTCGGTGCATTTCCTTCTTTCCATCGGTTAATTTTTTCCTTCGGGTTCGGCATTTACTGCAATGAAATAAGTCACATTGTTAAACGCTCACCGTGTTTCTGTATCATCGAGAACATGTTGAAGAAAGAAAGTTATCCGCGCTCTTCTGCGGCAACGAcaagcaataaataaaaaaataaaaaaaattctttccagTAACAAAGATAATGGTTATTAGTTACATACTTGCCATGAGCACCGCACCAATAGCTGCCAGAGATTGTTCCTTTCTCATCAAATTCATGACTTAAATCTTTGCAAATAAACCCTCCCCCTTTTCCCGGAACAGGAACTGTACCGTAAAGCCTGTTTAAAAAGCGCAATAGATTCTAAACAAAACCACTTGTTTACCATTAGATGACGGTAAACGGTTGTTTTCATCTTAACCAACCAGCCCGCAACAAATCTAAATACATGTCAACAGTAGAAAGAGCCAACGTTTCAAAATTCTACTCCAATAAAAAAACCATAGGGAGACCTATTTTTTTATATGACGGTAAATTCATTTCCAGACTTCTGCTAAGAGACGCAATAAAGCGATAAGATTGCATCTTTTATCATCGGATAAATCTGCTGTTTGTTGACAGAGAGctttaaataaatcaacatgcGACATTGTAAAATTGATGAAAGTGCAG
The window above is part of the Syngnathus typhle isolate RoL2023-S1 ecotype Sweden linkage group LG7, RoL_Styp_1.0, whole genome shotgun sequence genome. Proteins encoded here:
- the malt3 gene encoding mucosa-associated lymphoid tissue lymphoma translocation protein 1, producing MPNPKEKINRWKEGNAPNDCFHPRHMMIGDIVIERQPVSVCVPANFKVTLSVRAEGAGILKYQWFTNGDDGENYEVHGGTQADLIINPVKTHLYVCRVNDNFYNWVFSEWVKVKVLDIDASVSGLPRHWQGNPHIAINPKPQTVQPGAKITLRCSAFGNPAPRYQWHRNGLALLKNTTDTLQIDHAEAKHEGTYLCSVSNVLEEIWSEPVQVDIVQNDRLPQSPTKAVDKVALLIGNLNYSNHPALMAPMMDVHELANLLRQLGFRVVSLLDLTKVEMLAAVEKFFDLLHKGVYGLFYYAGHGYESAGRNYLVPVDAPRPYRTGNCVCVQRIMLQMQERHTALNVILLDTCRKWYNQQRIASEIMPQQPKGNTVYGYGTCEDAEAFEVQDGGRSTGIFTKYLNKHILQAEKVTHVLERASEDLGRDPLITGKQAVEIKHTLNEPRSLADPVQTAGHTRELHLRDFCWRQANELPRKRRLVFHCGVKVEVSFSALFSNVIVAFGVIKTTGPKTDNCTITLSSIPAMEELYSGPGRFEEADSMLFDNAVNPDCTLRVCGLQKLKESLVIKMDLHYTHTESRQRLTESQRVDIGKPLVASCKLYETFHTSRKKQDIASAQSMGNILHSKQEPNPNQPGPGQPFTRKAECGAPFRCNEPEENDETELQDVIV